A single genomic interval of Eurosta solidaginis isolate ZX-2024a chromosome 3, ASM4086904v1, whole genome shotgun sequence harbors:
- the Adck5 gene encoding uncharacterized aarF domain-containing protein kinase 5 isoform X2 — translation MHKIVSARYQQFLRATYKDIINAKFINIIHTSRKRMHMSNGKFSRRSSQYIGIGFATALAGSILYDGVVNELIYCGAAIRFLRSLKAASLIAVDYIFIEAHENDVDYDTQLKRVHLKSAERLLETCLLNGGLYIKMGQGVAAINHILPKEYTVTLERLQDKCLPTTKTDVQRVFRKDFGNTPESIYGEFDYTPIAAASLAQVFKAKLKSGEDVAVKRVLTMEWIDGFKISDVERIQYEKLSLSDIDLKLFKMFAEQIFNTGFVHADPHPGNVYVRKSPNTFKAELVLLDHGLYEFLPESVRLPLCEFWEATVLKDEQKMKAAAKQIGIKDHMKFAEVLFQQPIRIHGGRIKTKLSESDIEYIQQMAKKNFELIMNTLKEMPRNMLFVVRNLNTVRAIGRQHGDVVDRPRTMARCAQHCIYAKRKSICSYVVWLYRRFIFEYSLWVSSFRWKCFNLYLIILYKLNRAPESARTLLSDITKQDFN, via the exons ATGCACAAAATAGTT TCAGCGCGCTACCAGCAATTTCTTCGTGCTACATACAAagatattataaatgcgaaattTATAAACATAATTCATACCTCCCGGAAGCGTATGCATATGAGCAATGGGAAGTTTTCACGTAGGTCTTCACAATATATAGGAATTGGTTTTGCTACCGCACTAGCAGGATCCATATTATATGATGGAGTCGTCAATGAATTAATTTACTGTGGAGCTGCGATACGTTTTCTAAGATCATTAAAAGCTGCTTCGCTGATAGCAGTTGATTATATTTTCATTGAAGCGCATGAGAACGATGTCGACTACGATACACAGTTAAAACGCGTACATTTAAAAAGCGCCGAACGCCTTTTGGAGACATGCCTTTTGAACGGTggtttatatataaaaatgggtCAAGGTGTTGCTGCCATTAATCACATACTACCCAAAGAGTATACAGTTACATTAGAACGATTACAAGATAAATGTTTACCTACAACAAAAACCGATGTACAACGAGTTTTTCGTAAAGATTTTGGCAATACACCCGAATCTATATATGGAGAATTTGATTATACGCCCATCGCAGCGGCGAGCTTGGCACAAGtgtttaaagcaaaattaaaaagtgGCGAGGATGTTGCGGTGAAG cgTGTACTCACTATGGAATGGATTGATGGCTTCAAAATAAGCGACGTTGAACGCATACAATATGAGAAACTTAGTTTAAGTGATATTGATTTGAAGCTTTTCAAAATGTTTGCAGAACAAATATTTAATACAGGTTTTGTACATGCTGATCCGCATCCTGGAAACG TTTATGTACGCAAAAGTCCGAATACGTTTAAAGCTGAATTGGTGCTGCTGGATCATGGACTTTATGAATTTTTGCCGGAATCGGTTCGCTTGCCACTATGCGAGTTTTGGGAGGCAACAGTTTTGAAAGATGAACAAAAAATGAAAGCTGCCGCCAAACAAATAGGCATAAAAGATCATATGAAATTTGCTGAGGTCCTTTTTCAACAACCTATACGTATACATGGTGGtagaattaaaacaaaattaagtgAAAGTGATATTGAATATATTCAGCAAATGGCTAAGAAAAATTTTGAACTCATCatgaatacactgaaagaaatgccGCGTAATATGTTATTTGTTGTAAG AAATTTAAACACTGTGCGTGCCATTGGACGGCAGCATGGTGATGTTGTGGATAGACCTCGCACAATGGCACGATGTGCACAGCATTGTATTTATGCTAAACGCAAATCAATATGTAGTTACGTAGTGTGGTTATACAGACGATTTATCTTCGAATACAGTTTATG GGTATCCTCATTTCGGTGGAAATGCTTTAATTTATACTTGATTATTTTATACAAACTAAATCGGGCGCCTGAATCTGCACGAACGTTATTGAGTGACATAACAAAACAAGATTTCAATTGA
- the Adck5 gene encoding uncharacterized aarF domain-containing protein kinase 5 isoform X1: MHKIVSARYQQFLRATYKDIINAKFINIIHTSRKRMHMSNGKFSRRSSQYIGIGFATALAGSILYDGVVNELIYCGAAIRFLRSLKAASLIAVDYIFIEAHENDVDYDTQLKRVHLKSAERLLETCLLNGGLYIKMGQGVAAINHILPKEYTVTLERLQDKCLPTTKTDVQRVFRKDFGNTPESIYGEFDYTPIAAASLAQVFKAKLKSGEDVAVKVQYGDLQKRFTSDLGTIMFLQDIIELFFKNYNFGWILRDLRKNLMQELDFENEGRNAERCAKDLAKFKYVHVPHIYWEHTKSRVLTMEWIDGFKISDVERIQYEKLSLSDIDLKLFKMFAEQIFNTGFVHADPHPGNVYVRKSPNTFKAELVLLDHGLYEFLPESVRLPLCEFWEATVLKDEQKMKAAAKQIGIKDHMKFAEVLFQQPIRIHGGRIKTKLSESDIEYIQQMAKKNFELIMNTLKEMPRNMLFVVRNLNTVRAIGRQHGDVVDRPRTMARCAQHCIYAKRKSICSYVVWLYRRFIFEYSLWVSSFRWKCFNLYLIILYKLNRAPESARTLLSDITKQDFN, encoded by the exons ATGCACAAAATAGTT TCAGCGCGCTACCAGCAATTTCTTCGTGCTACATACAAagatattataaatgcgaaattTATAAACATAATTCATACCTCCCGGAAGCGTATGCATATGAGCAATGGGAAGTTTTCACGTAGGTCTTCACAATATATAGGAATTGGTTTTGCTACCGCACTAGCAGGATCCATATTATATGATGGAGTCGTCAATGAATTAATTTACTGTGGAGCTGCGATACGTTTTCTAAGATCATTAAAAGCTGCTTCGCTGATAGCAGTTGATTATATTTTCATTGAAGCGCATGAGAACGATGTCGACTACGATACACAGTTAAAACGCGTACATTTAAAAAGCGCCGAACGCCTTTTGGAGACATGCCTTTTGAACGGTggtttatatataaaaatgggtCAAGGTGTTGCTGCCATTAATCACATACTACCCAAAGAGTATACAGTTACATTAGAACGATTACAAGATAAATGTTTACCTACAACAAAAACCGATGTACAACGAGTTTTTCGTAAAGATTTTGGCAATACACCCGAATCTATATATGGAGAATTTGATTATACGCCCATCGCAGCGGCGAGCTTGGCACAAGtgtttaaagcaaaattaaaaagtgGCGAGGATGTTGCGGTGAAG GTTCAATATGGTGACTTGCAGAAACGTTTTACTAGCGATTTGGGAACAATAATGTTCTTACAAGATATAATTGAACTATTTTTTAAAAACTACAATTTTGGCTGGATATTACGTGATCTACGCAAAAATTTAATGCAAGAGCTAGATTTTGAAAATGAGGGTCGAAATGCTGAACGCTGTGCCAAAGATCTTGCtaaatttaaatatgtacatgTACCACATATATACTGGGAACATACAAAGTCG cgTGTACTCACTATGGAATGGATTGATGGCTTCAAAATAAGCGACGTTGAACGCATACAATATGAGAAACTTAGTTTAAGTGATATTGATTTGAAGCTTTTCAAAATGTTTGCAGAACAAATATTTAATACAGGTTTTGTACATGCTGATCCGCATCCTGGAAACG TTTATGTACGCAAAAGTCCGAATACGTTTAAAGCTGAATTGGTGCTGCTGGATCATGGACTTTATGAATTTTTGCCGGAATCGGTTCGCTTGCCACTATGCGAGTTTTGGGAGGCAACAGTTTTGAAAGATGAACAAAAAATGAAAGCTGCCGCCAAACAAATAGGCATAAAAGATCATATGAAATTTGCTGAGGTCCTTTTTCAACAACCTATACGTATACATGGTGGtagaattaaaacaaaattaagtgAAAGTGATATTGAATATATTCAGCAAATGGCTAAGAAAAATTTTGAACTCATCatgaatacactgaaagaaatgccGCGTAATATGTTATTTGTTGTAAG AAATTTAAACACTGTGCGTGCCATTGGACGGCAGCATGGTGATGTTGTGGATAGACCTCGCACAATGGCACGATGTGCACAGCATTGTATTTATGCTAAACGCAAATCAATATGTAGTTACGTAGTGTGGTTATACAGACGATTTATCTTCGAATACAGTTTATG GGTATCCTCATTTCGGTGGAAATGCTTTAATTTATACTTGATTATTTTATACAAACTAAATCGGGCGCCTGAATCTGCACGAACGTTATTGAGTGACATAACAAAACAAGATTTCAATTGA